A stretch of the Planctomycetota bacterium genome encodes the following:
- a CDS encoding SpoIIE family protein phosphatase, whose amino-acid sequence MRGVLTDPKARLAVVREILEGVSKAEKPNEIQFAFRKMWKLRPVDLYVSASQRGLRTGEYKITRKIVADEAIRDETVYERQNPWRDWDTLPVQTEGVLAPLIASAEPQIVDLSNQDLSNDPALGDLACGMQAVMATPIFDRGRPLNWAFQFSREADRFDEMALELHMMIANLAGTATRNLVAVHKAEEMTRQVRTQFEEVARVQQSLLPKRLPQIPGLSIATSYLTSDAAGGDYYDFFPFEDGRWGILIADVAGHGAAAATVMAMLHAILHAYEGSGMHPHLVLEHANTRLVAAGLEGAFTTAFLAIFDPATGELQFSRAGHNPPRWKRGATGDVEPIDEAATLPLGVFEPLGATSASIRLEPGDTVVLYTDGITEAFDVSREMFGVKRLDTALTGCSGQPGCVVDSVHGALFEHTKRRTRDDDQTLVAIHFTGIENPRMPTINSVAGVLA is encoded by the coding sequence ATGCGGGGCGTCCTCACCGATCCCAAAGCCAGGCTTGCCGTCGTCCGCGAGATCCTCGAAGGGGTCAGCAAGGCCGAGAAGCCCAACGAGATCCAGTTCGCCTTCCGCAAGATGTGGAAGCTGCGACCGGTAGATCTGTACGTGTCGGCGTCGCAGCGGGGGCTGCGCACGGGCGAGTACAAGATCACCCGAAAGATCGTCGCCGACGAAGCCATCCGAGACGAGACCGTGTACGAGCGGCAAAACCCCTGGCGGGACTGGGACACGCTGCCCGTGCAAACCGAGGGGGTGCTCGCGCCGCTCATCGCCAGCGCCGAGCCCCAGATCGTCGATCTTTCGAACCAGGACCTGAGCAACGATCCGGCGCTGGGCGACCTCGCGTGCGGCATGCAGGCGGTGATGGCGACGCCGATCTTCGATCGGGGCCGGCCGCTCAACTGGGCCTTCCAGTTCAGCCGAGAGGCCGACCGCTTCGATGAGATGGCCCTCGAGCTGCACATGATGATCGCCAACCTCGCGGGCACCGCGACGCGGAACCTCGTGGCGGTGCATAAGGCCGAGGAGATGACCCGGCAGGTGCGGACGCAGTTCGAGGAGGTCGCCCGCGTGCAGCAGTCGCTGCTGCCCAAGAGGCTGCCACAGATCCCCGGGCTGTCGATCGCCACCAGCTACCTGACCAGCGACGCCGCGGGGGGCGACTACTACGACTTCTTTCCCTTCGAGGACGGCCGCTGGGGCATCCTGATTGCCGACGTCGCCGGGCACGGCGCCGCGGCCGCGACGGTCATGGCCATGCTGCACGCCATCCTGCACGCCTACGAGGGCAGCGGCATGCACCCCCACCTCGTGCTCGAACACGCCAACACGCGGCTCGTGGCGGCCGGGCTCGAGGGCGCCTTCACCACCGCCTTCCTGGCGATCTTCGATCCCGCGACGGGCGAGCTGCAATTCAGCCGCGCCGGGCACAACCCCCCGCGGTGGAAGCGGGGCGCGACGGGCGACGTCGAGCCCATCGACGAGGCCGCCACGCTGCCGCTGGGCGTCTTCGAGCCGCTGGGCGCCACCTCGGCGTCCATCCGCCTCGAGCCGGGCGACACCGTGGTGCTCTATACCGACGGCATCACCGAGGCCTTCGACGTCAGCCGCGAGATGTTCGGCGTCAAGCGGCTGGACACCGCGTTGACGGGGTGTTCGGGCCAGCCCGGCTGCGTCGTCGATTCGGTGCACGGCGCCCTCTTCGAGCACACCAAGCGGCGCACCCGCGACGACGACCAGACGCTGGTCGCCATCCACTTCACCGGCATAGAGAACCCGCGGATGCCCACGATCAACTCGGTCGCCGGCGTCCTGGCGTGA
- a CDS encoding isocitrate/isopropylmalate family dehydrogenase, with the protein MPSKVRIAMAEGDGIGPEIMAACQSIFRAAGVMEHIDFVPVEMGERVFQAGDSRGMTDGAIQTVEDTGLVYKGPMGTPVGGGGKSINVSLRKMYGAFANVRHFQSLPGVETVYSKANIPVDFYVVRENIEDTYGGIEHRLTNDVIECKRLISAPGCDQVHREAFETAKRLGIKMVHCGHKANIMKMSDGLFLDRFYKTGADYPDIETGDVIIDALCMNLVLKPHQFRMVVLPNLQGDIVSDLAAGLVGGLGFAPSANIGHHVSIFEAVHGTAPDIAGKDLANPTSLLLSGLMMLRHVGLMKHANTIENALIRTLEDGVHTGDFGGEGSVGTTAFGKAIADNLGQAPSQRDALPTDGVPAEITHERPERPRHNTLMRTFETPKSVYVGCDIYLDTTMSPPELAERLKDICAKSPFELTMMSNRGTQVWPSGSVFTEIVDYYRVRFELRDMHAAPSLGQAPIIHLLDKIAEKFGVTDFQPLKHYDGKPGYSLAQGQ; encoded by the coding sequence ATGCCCAGCAAGGTTCGCATCGCAATGGCCGAGGGCGACGGCATCGGTCCGGAGATCATGGCGGCCTGCCAGTCGATCTTCCGGGCGGCCGGCGTGATGGAGCACATCGACTTCGTGCCCGTGGAGATGGGCGAGCGGGTCTTCCAGGCGGGCGACAGCCGGGGCATGACCGACGGTGCGATCCAGACCGTCGAGGACACCGGGCTGGTGTACAAGGGCCCGATGGGCACGCCGGTGGGCGGCGGCGGCAAGTCGATCAACGTCTCGCTCCGCAAGATGTACGGCGCCTTCGCCAACGTGCGGCACTTCCAGAGCCTGCCGGGCGTCGAGACGGTCTACAGCAAGGCCAACATCCCCGTCGACTTCTACGTCGTCCGCGAGAACATCGAGGACACCTACGGCGGCATCGAGCACCGGCTGACCAACGACGTCATCGAGTGCAAGCGATTGATTAGCGCGCCGGGATGCGACCAGGTGCACCGCGAGGCCTTCGAGACCGCCAAGCGGCTGGGCATCAAGATGGTGCACTGCGGGCACAAGGCCAACATCATGAAGATGAGCGACGGCCTGTTCCTGGACCGCTTCTACAAGACGGGCGCGGACTATCCCGACATCGAGACCGGCGACGTCATCATCGATGCGCTGTGCATGAATCTGGTGCTCAAGCCCCACCAGTTCCGCATGGTGGTGCTGCCCAACCTCCAGGGCGACATCGTCAGCGACCTGGCGGCCGGGCTCGTCGGCGGGCTTGGCTTCGCGCCCAGCGCCAACATCGGGCACCACGTCAGCATCTTCGAGGCGGTGCACGGCACCGCGCCCGACATCGCCGGCAAGGACCTGGCCAACCCGACCAGCCTGCTGCTCAGCGGCCTGATGATGCTGCGGCACGTCGGCCTCATGAAGCACGCAAACACCATCGAGAACGCGCTCATCCGGACCCTCGAGGACGGGGTGCATACCGGCGATTTCGGTGGCGAGGGATCGGTGGGTACGACGGCGTTCGGCAAGGCGATCGCCGACAACCTCGGGCAGGCCCCGAGCCAGCGGGACGCGCTGCCGACCGATGGCGTGCCGGCCGAGATCACCCACGAGCGGCCCGAGCGGCCCCGGCACAACACGCTGATGCGGACCTTCGAGACGCCCAAGAGCGTGTACGTGGGCTGCGACATATACCTCGATACCACCATGAGCCCGCCCGAACTGGCCGAGCGGCTCAAGGACATCTGCGCGAAGTCGCCCTTCGAGCTGACGATGATGAGCAACCGCGGCACGCAGGTGTGGCCCAGCGGCAGCGTGTTCACAGAGATCGTGGACTACTACCGCGTCCGCTTCGAGCTGCGGGACATGCACGCCGCCCCGAGCCTGGGCCAGGCGCCCATCATCCACCTGCTGGACAAGATCGCCGAGAAGTTCGGCGTCACCGACTTCCAGCCGCTCAAGCACTACGACGGCAAGCCCGGGTACTCGCTCGCGCAGGGCCAGTAG
- the dtd gene encoding D-aminoacyl-tRNA deacylase, with amino-acid sequence MRIVVQRVRHGRVELPVEARAAGEIGQGLVLLVGVQRGDDAAVAEWCARKLAGLRIFEDGGGKMNLSIAEVAGARVLAVPNFTVGCDIGRGRRPSFDAAMAPEAAEGLFEGFVATLRDEDIAVETGVFGAEIRVELVNDGPVTFVIEHPR; translated from the coding sequence ATGCGGATCGTGGTTCAGCGTGTGCGGCACGGCCGCGTCGAGTTGCCGGTTGAGGCTCGCGCTGCGGGCGAGATCGGCCAGGGGTTGGTGCTGCTGGTTGGCGTGCAGCGCGGGGACGATGCGGCCGTGGCCGAGTGGTGCGCCCGCAAGCTGGCGGGCCTGCGGATCTTCGAAGACGGGGGCGGCAAGATGAACCTGTCGATCGCCGAGGTGGCCGGCGCGCGGGTGCTGGCGGTGCCCAACTTCACGGTTGGCTGCGACATCGGCCGCGGGCGGCGGCCCTCGTTCGACGCGGCGATGGCGCCCGAGGCCGCCGAAGGATTGTTCGAGGGGTTTGTCGCGACGCTGCGGGACGAGGATATCGCCGTCGAGACCGGCGTGTTCGGCGCCGAGATACGAGTGGAACTCGTGAACGACGGCCCGGTGACCTTCGTCATCGAGCATCCGCGGTAG
- a CDS encoding SDR family oxidoreductase, whose product MLDPAQPDAARKGGSRPLRVFLTGATGYIGGRLAPRLLDAGHSVRCLVREPRKLAMRHWFDHPRVEIVQGDVLDAEALAGRMAGCDVGYYLIHSMEASGGEFADRDRSLASSFAEAAARAGLSRVIYLGGLGEMGPDLSEHLRSRREVEQILEAGTVPVTAFRAAMIMGSGSASFEILRYLVERLPVMVTPKWVETKSQPVGIADILHWMVRCLHEPGTIGQTLELGGADVLTYRQLMQEMADALGLGRRIMLTVPVLTPKLSSLWIGLVTPVSDRIARPLAEGLKNPVVVGEHDVQRLMPHEPMTARQAIDRAVERTTNAIIETRWSAAGAIPGDPDWAGGRVFTDSRNITIRAEPDAVFAAVCRVGGGHGWYAADILWRIRGWMDQAMGGPGLRRGRRHPDEVEFGEALDFWRVIGINRPTHLHLLAEMKLPGQAALEFDITPAEEPGVCTLAMTARFRPKGLLGLAYWYSVLPLHNIVFNGMLRGMRSAAESDAPPAAGQHA is encoded by the coding sequence ATGCTCGATCCAGCACAACCGGACGCGGCGCGGAAGGGTGGTTCCAGGCCACTCCGCGTGTTCCTGACCGGCGCGACGGGGTACATCGGCGGCCGGCTCGCCCCCCGGCTGCTCGATGCTGGGCACTCGGTGCGGTGCCTCGTCCGCGAGCCGCGGAAGCTCGCGATGCGGCACTGGTTCGACCATCCGCGGGTCGAGATCGTGCAGGGCGACGTGCTCGACGCCGAGGCCCTGGCCGGGCGCATGGCTGGCTGCGACGTTGGCTACTACCTGATCCACTCGATGGAGGCCAGCGGCGGCGAGTTTGCCGATCGCGATCGCAGCCTCGCCAGCAGCTTCGCCGAGGCGGCGGCGCGGGCAGGGCTCTCGCGCGTCATCTACCTCGGCGGGCTGGGCGAGATGGGCCCGGACCTCAGCGAGCACCTCCGCTCCCGCCGCGAGGTCGAGCAGATCCTCGAGGCGGGAACCGTGCCCGTCACGGCCTTCCGGGCGGCCATGATCATGGGCTCGGGGTCGGCGTCCTTCGAAATACTGCGGTACCTGGTCGAGCGGCTGCCGGTGATGGTGACGCCCAAGTGGGTCGAGACCAAGAGCCAGCCGGTCGGTATCGCCGACATCCTGCACTGGATGGTGCGCTGCCTGCATGAGCCCGGCACCATCGGCCAGACCCTCGAGCTCGGCGGCGCCGACGTGCTGACCTATCGCCAGCTCATGCAAGAGATGGCCGACGCGCTGGGGCTCGGCCGGCGGATCATGCTCACCGTGCCCGTGCTAACACCGAAGCTCAGCTCGCTGTGGATCGGGCTGGTGACGCCGGTGAGCGATCGGATCGCCCGCCCGCTCGCCGAGGGTCTCAAGAACCCCGTCGTGGTGGGCGAGCACGACGTGCAACGCCTGATGCCGCACGAGCCGATGACCGCGCGGCAGGCCATCGATCGCGCGGTGGAGCGAACCACGAACGCAATCATCGAGACCCGCTGGTCGGCCGCCGGCGCGATCCCGGGCGACCCGGACTGGGCCGGCGGCCGCGTGTTCACGGATAGCCGCAACATCACGATCCGCGCGGAACCCGATGCCGTCTTCGCCGCCGTGTGCCGCGTGGGCGGCGGGCACGGCTGGTACGCCGCCGACATCCTGTGGCGGATCCGAGGCTGGATGGATCAGGCCATGGGCGGCCCGGGGCTGAGGCGGGGCCGCCGCCATCCCGACGAGGTGGAGTTCGGCGAGGCGCTCGACTTCTGGCGGGTCATCGGCATCAACCGGCCGACGCACCTGCACCTGCTCGCCGAGATGAAGCTGCCCGGGCAGGCCGCGCTGGAGTTCGACATCACGCCCGCCGAGGAGCCGGGCGTCTGCACGCTCGCCATGACCGCCCGATTTCGGCCAAAGGGCCTGCTTGGGCTGGCGTATTGGTACTCGGTGCTGCCGCTGCACAACATCGTCTTCAATGGCATGCTGCGCGGGATGCGGAGCGCCGCCGAATCGGACGCGCCCCCCGCCGCCGGGCAGCACGCCTAG
- a CDS encoding VOC family protein encodes MNLGAFSISLAVKDLSASRAFYEALGFDVVGGAVESNYLILRNGEATIGLFEGMFEQNILTFNPGWSGVGEHPSEFPDVREIQRRLRASGLEFHSEADETTTGPASFVLLDPDGNPILVDQHV; translated from the coding sequence ATGAACCTGGGCGCGTTCTCGATCAGCCTGGCCGTCAAGGACCTGTCGGCCTCGAGGGCCTTCTACGAGGCCCTGGGCTTCGACGTCGTCGGCGGGGCCGTCGAGAGCAACTACCTCATCCTGCGCAACGGCGAGGCGACGATCGGGCTCTTCGAGGGCATGTTCGAGCAGAACATCCTGACGTTCAACCCCGGCTGGTCGGGCGTGGGCGAGCACCCGAGCGAATTCCCGGACGTTCGCGAGATCCAGCGGCGGCTGCGGGCCAGCGGCCTCGAGTTCCACTCGGAGGCAGACGAAACGACCACCGGCCCGGCCAGCTTCGTGCTCCTGGATCCCGACGGCAACCCGATCCTCGTCGACCAGCACGTCTAG
- a CDS encoding NAD(P)/FAD-dependent oxidoreductase codes for MHHEVIIVGGGLAGLACARELHEAGRPSLVLEAGDRVGGRVQTDAVETADGTYLVDRGFQVLLTAYPETTRVLDYDALDLRAFYPGALVQLEGSRHLVADPRRKPLDATRLFTSPIATTGDKLRLAEMSLRVLSGSLDGLWEKPEKPSIDALRDAGFAESTIDRFFRPFFGGVFFDRELATSSRMLEFCFRMFATGRTCVPSRGMRAIPEQLAGMLPASAVQTSNPVRSMERDGERWRVRHEGGESTADALVLATDGDAARGLVPDLGLGPTAWRRTVTLAFACDAPPVDRPILVLDGDGEGPINHLAVMTNVADTYAPTGKHLVYANTADEASASLDGDTLHRRAIAQLRNWFGEAVDGWTLLRIARVDRALPDQRPPWLGQPRREIVRPDKLAVCGDWLANASINGAMESGARAARAVLDVGS; via the coding sequence ATGCACCACGAAGTCATCATTGTCGGCGGCGGTCTGGCCGGGCTCGCCTGCGCCCGCGAGCTGCACGAGGCGGGCCGTCCCTCGCTGGTGCTCGAGGCCGGCGATCGCGTCGGCGGCCGGGTGCAGACCGACGCCGTCGAGACCGCGGACGGCACCTACCTCGTCGATCGCGGCTTCCAGGTGCTGCTGACCGCCTACCCCGAGACCACCCGCGTGCTCGACTACGACGCGCTCGACCTGCGGGCCTTCTACCCCGGCGCCCTGGTGCAGCTCGAGGGCTCGCGCCACCTCGTGGCCGATCCGCGACGCAAGCCGCTCGACGCCACGCGGCTGTTCACCTCGCCCATCGCCACCACCGGCGACAAGCTGCGGCTGGCCGAGATGTCGCTGCGGGTCCTCTCGGGCTCGCTCGACGGCCTGTGGGAGAAGCCCGAGAAGCCGAGCATCGACGCCCTGCGAGACGCAGGCTTCGCCGAGAGCACCATCGATCGCTTCTTCCGCCCCTTCTTCGGCGGCGTGTTCTTCGATCGGGAATTGGCGACCTCCAGCCGCATGCTCGAGTTCTGCTTCCGCATGTTCGCCACCGGCAGGACCTGCGTGCCCTCCCGCGGCATGCGCGCGATCCCCGAGCAGCTCGCCGGCATGCTGCCCGCCTCGGCCGTGCAGACGTCGAATCCGGTGCGCAGCATGGAGCGCGACGGCGAGCGCTGGCGGGTGCGGCACGAAGGCGGCGAGAGCACCGCCGACGCGCTCGTCCTCGCAACCGACGGCGATGCGGCCCGTGGCCTCGTCCCGGACCTCGGCCTCGGGCCCACAGCCTGGCGGCGCACCGTCACGCTGGCGTTCGCGTGCGATGCCCCGCCGGTCGATCGGCCCATCCTTGTGCTCGACGGCGACGGCGAGGGACCCATCAACCACCTGGCCGTGATGACCAACGTCGCCGACACCTACGCTCCGACGGGCAAGCACCTGGTCTACGCCAACACCGCGGACGAGGCCTCGGCATCGCTCGACGGCGACACGCTCCACCGGCGTGCGATCGCGCAGCTCCGGAATTGGTTCGGCGAGGCCGTGGACGGCTGGACGCTGCTCCGCATCGCGCGAGTCGACCGTGCCCTGCCCGACCAGCGGCCGCCGTGGCTCGGGCAGCCCCGCCGCGAGATCGTGCGGCCCGACAAGCTCGCGGTCTGCGGAGACTGGCTGGCCAACGCATCCATCAACGGCGCGATGGAGAGCGGGGCTCGGGCCGCGCGGGCCGTCCTCGACGTGGGGTCCTAG
- a CDS encoding YkgJ family cysteine cluster protein — MSRPGQDWFDRAPFGPSVEGGRRRTEAGLRFSCTMCGNCCTGAPGVVDLDEDEADALADHLGMDRSRFDAGYTKFVDGRRSLTERLTAFGYDCVFLDRTTIPGRAVCGVYDHRPSQCRTWPFWKSNLASERSWATAASGCPGMNRGTFVPADRVRIIRDSSPA; from the coding sequence GTGAGCCGCCCGGGGCAAGACTGGTTCGACCGCGCGCCCTTCGGGCCCAGCGTGGAGGGCGGCCGCCGACGCACCGAGGCCGGCTTGCGATTCTCGTGCACCATGTGCGGCAACTGCTGCACGGGCGCGCCGGGCGTGGTCGATCTGGACGAGGACGAAGCCGACGCCCTGGCCGACCACCTGGGCATGGACCGCAGCCGCTTCGATGCCGGCTACACCAAATTTGTTGACGGCCGTCGCTCGCTCACCGAGCGACTCACCGCGTTCGGTTACGACTGCGTCTTCCTCGACCGCACGACGATCCCGGGCAGGGCGGTGTGCGGCGTGTACGACCACCGACCCAGCCAGTGCCGCACCTGGCCGTTCTGGAAGTCCAACCTCGCCAGTGAGCGGAGTTGGGCGACCGCCGCATCCGGCTGCCCGGGCATGAACCGCGGGACCTTCGTGCCCGCCGACCGCGTCCGCATCATCCGCGACTCGAGCCCCGCGTGA
- a CDS encoding L-threonylcarbamoyladenylate synthase, with protein MVVGVDEAAGLLRSGGVVAFPTETVYGLGAVARDEPAVRRVFEIKGRPPSNPLIVHATGESMARGCCDAWPTAVSMLAGAFWPGPLTLVLPKAGWVSDAVTAGGATVAVRVPDQPVALDLIERVGLPLVGPSANPSGRLSPTRAEHVAEAFGERVAVVDGGPCRVGIESTVLDLASGPPRILRPGVLGADAIARVLGTPVESHAAAGEPGVGSPGLVGPHYRPRTPLVLAGTLGQLDARLRGAASAVVLSPPGASLAVDPPHASIAMPGDAAAYARELYAALREADAMSPTLIVACWPGGDSATWRAIEERLERAAEGTR; from the coding sequence TTGGTCGTCGGCGTCGATGAGGCCGCCGGGCTGCTGCGGTCGGGGGGCGTGGTCGCCTTCCCGACCGAGACGGTGTACGGCCTCGGCGCGGTAGCGCGCGACGAGCCGGCCGTCCGCCGGGTGTTCGAGATCAAGGGCCGGCCGCCGAGCAACCCGCTGATCGTGCATGCGACGGGCGAGTCGATGGCCCGGGGGTGCTGCGACGCGTGGCCGACCGCCGTATCGATGCTGGCCGGGGCGTTCTGGCCCGGGCCGCTGACGCTCGTGCTGCCCAAAGCGGGATGGGTGTCCGATGCGGTGACCGCCGGCGGCGCGACCGTCGCCGTCCGCGTGCCCGACCAGCCGGTCGCACTGGACCTGATCGAACGAGTCGGACTGCCGCTGGTCGGGCCGAGCGCCAATCCATCGGGCCGGCTGTCGCCGACGCGGGCCGAGCACGTGGCGGAGGCCTTCGGCGAGAGGGTGGCCGTCGTCGACGGCGGTCCCTGCCGCGTGGGCATCGAGTCGACGGTGCTCGATCTCGCCAGCGGGCCGCCGCGGATCCTGAGGCCGGGTGTGCTCGGGGCGGATGCAATTGCGCGGGTGCTGGGCACGCCCGTCGAATCGCATGCCGCGGCAGGGGAGCCGGGTGTCGGGAGTCCGGGCCTCGTGGGTCCGCACTACCGGCCGCGCACGCCGCTGGTGCTCGCGGGCACGCTCGGGCAACTCGACGCGCGGCTTCGCGGTGCGGCGTCGGCGGTGGTGCTGTCGCCGCCCGGTGCGTCGCTGGCGGTGGACCCGCCGCACGCGAGCATCGCGATGCCCGGCGACGCGGCGGCGTACGCCCGCGAGCTGTACGCCGCGCTGCGGGAGGCCGACGCGATGTCGCCGACGCTCATCGTGGCCTGCTGGCCGGGGGGCGACAGCGCGACCTGGCGGGCGATCGAGGAACGCCTGGAGCGGGCGGCGGAGGGGACTCGCTAG